Proteins from a single region of Streptomyces spinoverrucosus:
- a CDS encoding AMP-dependent synthetase/ligase yields MGVRGDLKRARQRTDLSARGRIELIRDETGTVREAHALPLAERPTGGSIADIPYTNAAEAPDAAVLRRRTADGTWEPVTAAAFAQEVTAVAKGLIAAGLEPGGRVAVMSRTRYEWTVLDFAVWAAGGRTVPIYPTSSAAQVEWIVRDSGARHVIAETAENAATATTGTAEHPHPPRIWQLDAHALADLVALGESLPDEEVTKRRTALTPDTVATICYTSGTTGRPKGCVLTHANLHAEAANTVELLHPVFKAVTRQTASTLLFLPLAHILGRTLQIACLMARIEIGHCPSVKPDELRPMLKEFRPTFLVGVPYLFEKIHDTGRATAEKIGRGASFERADRIAVRFGAAHLNRFLGTGKGPGPGLYAAWALYDLLVYRRIRKELGGRLRYAISGGSPLDRNLNLFFYAAGIVVYEGYGLTETTAAATIVPPLKPRPGTVGLPVPGTGVRIADDGEVLIRGGIVFDTYWNNPEATEAVRTDGWFATGDLGALDQDGYLTITGRKKDILVTSGGKNVSPAILEDRLRSRSPIGQCLVVGDNRPFVGALITLDPEAVAHWLAVHKMPPDTPLSAVSRDPRVRAAVQKAVDYANEAVSRAESIRAFTLVEGEFTEENGLLTPSLKVKRHAVTTAYAKEIEALYASVR; encoded by the coding sequence ATGGGCGTACGCGGGGATCTGAAGCGGGCCAGGCAGCGCACCGACCTGTCGGCCCGCGGCAGGATCGAGCTGATCAGGGACGAGACCGGCACCGTGCGCGAGGCGCACGCCCTGCCGCTGGCCGAACGCCCCACCGGCGGCAGCATCGCCGACATCCCGTACACCAACGCGGCCGAGGCCCCCGACGCCGCCGTACTGCGCCGCAGAACGGCGGACGGCACCTGGGAACCGGTCACCGCCGCCGCCTTCGCCCAGGAGGTCACCGCCGTCGCCAAGGGCCTGATCGCCGCCGGTCTGGAACCCGGCGGCCGGGTCGCCGTCATGTCCCGCACCCGCTACGAGTGGACGGTCCTGGACTTCGCCGTCTGGGCCGCCGGCGGCCGGACCGTCCCGATCTACCCCACCTCCTCCGCCGCCCAGGTGGAGTGGATCGTCCGCGACTCGGGCGCCCGTCACGTCATCGCCGAGACCGCCGAGAACGCCGCCACCGCCACCACCGGTACGGCCGAACACCCCCACCCGCCCCGCATCTGGCAACTCGACGCCCACGCCCTCGCCGACCTCGTCGCCCTCGGTGAGAGCCTCCCCGACGAGGAGGTCACCAAGCGCCGTACGGCCCTCACCCCCGACACGGTCGCGACGATCTGCTACACCTCCGGCACCACCGGCCGGCCCAAGGGCTGCGTCCTCACCCACGCCAACCTGCACGCGGAGGCCGCGAACACCGTCGAGCTGCTCCACCCCGTCTTCAAGGCGGTCACCCGCCAGACCGCCTCCACCCTCCTGTTCCTGCCGCTCGCCCACATCCTCGGCCGCACCCTCCAGATCGCGTGCCTGATGGCCCGGATAGAGATCGGCCACTGCCCGAGCGTCAAACCCGACGAACTCCGCCCGATGCTCAAGGAGTTCCGGCCCACCTTCCTGGTCGGCGTCCCGTACCTGTTCGAGAAGATCCACGACACCGGCCGCGCCACCGCCGAGAAGATCGGCCGCGGTGCGTCCTTCGAACGCGCGGACCGTATCGCCGTCCGCTTCGGCGCGGCGCACCTGAACCGTTTCCTCGGCACCGGCAAGGGCCCCGGCCCGGGCCTGTACGCCGCCTGGGCGCTGTACGACCTGCTGGTCTACCGCCGGATCCGCAAGGAACTGGGCGGCCGGCTGCGCTACGCCATCAGCGGCGGCTCCCCGCTGGACCGCAACCTCAATCTCTTCTTCTACGCCGCCGGAATCGTGGTCTACGAAGGCTACGGCCTGACCGAGACCACCGCCGCGGCCACCATCGTCCCGCCCCTGAAACCCCGCCCCGGCACGGTCGGCCTGCCCGTCCCCGGCACCGGCGTCCGGATCGCCGACGACGGCGAGGTGCTGATCAGGGGCGGCATCGTCTTCGACACGTACTGGAACAACCCGGAAGCCACCGAAGCGGTCCGCACCGACGGCTGGTTCGCCACCGGCGACCTCGGCGCCCTCGACCAGGACGGCTACCTCACCATCACCGGCCGCAAGAAGGACATCCTCGTCACCTCCGGCGGCAAGAACGTCTCCCCGGCGATCCTGGAGGACCGCCTGCGCAGCCGCTCACCGATCGGCCAGTGCCTGGTCGTCGGGGACAACCGTCCCTTCGTCGGCGCCCTGATCACCCTCGACCCGGAGGCGGTCGCCCACTGGCTGGCGGTCCACAAGATGCCCCCGGACACGCCCCTGTCCGCCGTCAGCCGGGACCCGCGCGTTCGCGCCGCCGTCCAGAAGGCCGTCGACTACGCCAACGAGGCCGTCTCCCGCGCCGAGTCGATCCGCGCCTTCACCCTCGTCGAGGGCGAGTTCACCGAGGAGAACGGCCTGCTGACCCCGTCCCTGAAGGTCAAACGGCACGCGGTGACGACGGCGTACGCGAAGGAGATCGAGGCGCTGTACGCGTCCGTTCGGTGA
- a CDS encoding CocE/NonD family hydrolase, which translates to MDLRLPGLRGLLRRPRRLGAAAAAVVVLAGAGTWTAVADDDAPAVRRADRVLAVGDGVRLDTSYFTSADTGRRPAVLLAHGFGGSKDDVRQQAEDLARDGYAVLTWSARGFGSSTGRIGLNDPKGEVADVSKLIDWLAGQPQVQLDKSGDPRVGMAGGSYGGAISLLTAGYDDRVDAIAPAITYWNLADALFPNGVFKKLWAGIFVNSGGGCANFEPRLCRMYERVAESGIPDTEARQLLEERSPSAVGDRIDVPTLLVQGQSDSLFPLGQADAAAQAIRANGAPVDVDWIAGGHDGGDMETSRIQQRVTAWFDRYLKGDKGADTGPAFRVTRTGGIDSTDGEALLRGASADAYPGLESGVRSIDMGGREQSFDNPPGAGPPAVSALPGLGAGGGLAQLSALGVGISLDFPGQFARFESAPLGQDLRITGSPTATVHVRAGSEDAVLFAKVYDVGPDGRQQVLPSQLVTPVRVEDAKAGKDVTLTLPAIDYEVGKGHRLRLVLASTDLAYASPAAPATYTVSLKGDLKVPTAPAVTAAAAPLPAWVWWLPLTGAVIALALLLSARRRTATPAPDPSLSEVPLQITGLSKRYAKSADRYAVQDLSFRVEKGQVLGLLGPNGAGKTTTLRMLMGLIRPDGGEIHVFGHAIRPGAPVLSRVGAFVEGAGFLPHLSGRENLELYWRATGRPAEDAHLDEALEIAGLGDALARAVRTYSQGMRQRLAIAQAMLGLPDLLILDEPTNGLDPPQIREMREVMIRYAAAGRTVIVSSHLLSEVEQSCTHLVVMDRGRLVQAGPVSEIVGSGDTLLVGTVAPVEEPVAEKVAALPGVASAVLTDDGLLVRLDADGSPSRLVAELVRLEVPVASVGPHRRLEDAFLTLIGGSA; encoded by the coding sequence ATGGATCTTCGACTGCCCGGACTGCGGGGGCTGCTACGGCGGCCGCGACGGCTGGGCGCCGCCGCGGCCGCCGTCGTCGTGCTCGCCGGTGCCGGTACGTGGACGGCCGTCGCCGACGACGACGCGCCCGCGGTGCGCCGCGCCGACCGGGTGCTGGCCGTGGGCGACGGGGTGCGCCTCGACACCTCGTACTTCACCTCCGCGGACACCGGCCGCCGCCCCGCCGTGCTGCTGGCGCACGGCTTCGGCGGCAGCAAGGACGACGTACGGCAGCAGGCGGAGGACCTGGCCCGCGACGGGTACGCGGTACTGACCTGGTCGGCGCGCGGCTTCGGCAGCTCCACCGGCAGGATCGGGCTGAACGACCCGAAGGGTGAGGTCGCCGACGTCTCGAAGCTGATCGACTGGCTCGCCGGGCAGCCGCAAGTTCAGCTGGACAAGTCCGGCGACCCGCGCGTGGGCATGGCCGGCGGTTCGTACGGCGGCGCGATCTCGCTGCTGACCGCCGGGTACGACGACCGCGTGGACGCCATCGCCCCGGCGATCACCTACTGGAACCTCGCGGACGCCCTGTTCCCGAACGGCGTCTTCAAGAAGCTGTGGGCCGGCATATTCGTCAACTCCGGCGGCGGCTGCGCCAACTTCGAGCCGCGGCTGTGCCGGATGTACGAGCGGGTCGCCGAGTCCGGCATCCCCGACACCGAGGCACGCCAACTGCTCGAAGAGCGCTCGCCGTCGGCTGTCGGCGACCGCATCGACGTACCGACGCTGCTGGTGCAGGGCCAGTCGGACTCCCTGTTCCCGCTGGGCCAGGCCGACGCGGCCGCGCAGGCCATCCGCGCCAACGGCGCCCCCGTGGACGTCGACTGGATCGCCGGCGGCCATGACGGCGGCGACATGGAGACCAGCCGGATCCAGCAGCGCGTGACGGCGTGGTTCGACCGGTACCTCAAGGGCGACAAGGGCGCCGACACCGGCCCCGCCTTCCGCGTCACCCGCACCGGAGGCATCGACTCCACCGACGGCGAGGCCCTGCTGCGGGGCGCGAGCGCGGACGCGTACCCCGGACTGGAGAGCGGAGTCCGCTCCATCGACATGGGCGGGCGCGAGCAGAGCTTCGACAACCCGCCCGGCGCCGGCCCGCCCGCCGTCTCCGCGCTGCCCGGCCTCGGCGCCGGCGGCGGCCTCGCCCAGCTCTCCGCACTCGGCGTCGGCATCTCGCTCGACTTCCCCGGGCAGTTCGCGCGGTTCGAGTCGGCGCCGCTCGGCCAGGACCTGCGCATCACCGGTTCCCCGACGGCCACCGTCCATGTGCGGGCCGGCAGCGAGGACGCCGTCCTGTTCGCCAAGGTGTACGACGTCGGCCCCGACGGCCGTCAGCAGGTGCTGCCCTCCCAGCTGGTGACGCCCGTCCGGGTCGAGGACGCCAAGGCCGGCAAGGACGTGACGCTCACCCTCCCCGCCATCGACTACGAGGTCGGCAAGGGCCACCGGCTGCGCCTGGTCCTGGCCTCCACCGACCTGGCGTACGCCTCCCCGGCGGCGCCCGCGACGTACACCGTCTCCCTCAAGGGCGACCTGAAGGTGCCGACGGCCCCCGCTGTGACGGCGGCGGCCGCGCCGCTGCCCGCCTGGGTGTGGTGGCTGCCGCTGACCGGTGCCGTGATCGCGCTGGCGCTGCTGCTCTCCGCCCGTCGCCGGACCGCCACCCCCGCACCCGACCCTTCGTTGTCCGAGGTCCCGCTCCAGATCACCGGCCTGAGCAAGCGGTACGCGAAGTCGGCGGACCGGTACGCCGTCCAGGACCTCTCCTTCCGAGTGGAGAAGGGCCAGGTCCTGGGCCTGCTCGGCCCCAACGGCGCCGGCAAGACCACGACCCTGCGCATGCTGATGGGCCTGATCAGGCCCGACGGCGGCGAGATCCATGTCTTCGGCCACGCCATCCGCCCCGGCGCGCCCGTGCTGTCGCGGGTCGGCGCCTTCGTGGAGGGCGCCGGCTTCCTGCCGCATCTGTCCGGCCGGGAGAACCTGGAGCTGTACTGGCGGGCGACCGGCCGCCCGGCCGAGGACGCCCACCTCGACGAGGCCCTGGAGATCGCCGGACTCGGCGACGCGCTCGCCCGCGCGGTGCGCACCTACTCGCAGGGCATGCGCCAGCGCCTCGCCATCGCGCAGGCCATGCTCGGCCTGCCGGACCTGCTCATCCTCGACGAACCGACCAACGGCCTCGACCCGCCCCAGATCCGCGAGATGCGCGAGGTGATGATCCGGTACGCGGCCGCGGGCCGCACGGTCATCGTCTCCAGCCACCTCCTGTCGGAGGTCGAGCAGTCCTGCACGCATCTCGTGGTGATGGACCGGGGCAGGCTCGTGCAGGCGGGCCCGGTGAGCGAGATCGTCGGCTCCGGCGACACACTGCTCGTGGGCACCGTCGCGCCCGTGGAGGAACCGGTGGCCGAGAAGGTGGCCGCACTGCCGGGCGTCGCCTCGGCCGTGCTCACCGACGACGGACTCCTCGTCCGCCTCGACGCCGACGGCAGCCCGTCCCGCCTGGTCGCCGAACTCGTACGACTCGAAGTGCCCGTCGCGTCGGTCGGCCCGCACCGCCGCCTGGAGGACGCCTTCCTCACCCTGATCGGAGGTTCCGCATGA
- a CDS encoding vWA domain-containing protein, with product MKRHRIRRLSGALLALTTAGGLLLTGCGAGGTGDGSGADSAERADGFPAPAPPAPDSGEVSGEQRQDGTSGEFAPAPDYLSTFALDVDTASYGYARRTLAEGRRPHPSTIRPEEFVNSFRQDYERPGGNGFSVTVDGARTSAEDWSLVRVGLATRPAENEGERPPAALTFVLDVSGSMSEPGRLDLAKESLGVMTDRLHDDDSVALVTFSDEAETVLPMTALGGNRGRIHDAISALEVQQSTNLGAGVETGYATAVEGLREGATNRVVLVSDALANTGDTDADTILENIAGARREHGITLFGVGVGSDYGDDLMERLADRGDGHTTYVSTAEEAREVFCEELPRHIDLTARDAKAQVAFDPETVDRFRLIGYENREVADEDFRDDRVDGGEVGPGHTVTALYAVRTKPGADGHLATATVRWLDPDTRAPHEESGQVETAALDDSVRGASPRFQVTAVAAYFADALRREDSRFTPLPGAPGIHALAEHADDLARRTEDEAVRELASAIDQAQGIAY from the coding sequence ATGAAGCGACACCGGATACGGCGGCTCAGCGGGGCGCTGCTCGCCCTCACCACGGCGGGCGGCCTGCTCCTCACCGGCTGCGGCGCGGGCGGCACCGGCGACGGGAGCGGAGCGGACAGCGCGGAACGGGCCGACGGCTTCCCGGCCCCGGCCCCGCCCGCCCCCGACTCCGGGGAGGTGAGCGGCGAGCAACGGCAGGACGGCACGTCGGGCGAGTTCGCGCCCGCGCCCGACTATCTCTCCACCTTCGCGCTCGACGTCGACACGGCCTCGTACGGCTACGCCCGCCGCACCCTCGCCGAGGGCCGCCGCCCGCACCCGTCGACGATCCGCCCGGAGGAGTTCGTCAACAGCTTCCGCCAGGACTACGAACGCCCCGGCGGAAACGGTTTCTCGGTGACCGTCGACGGCGCCCGTACCAGCGCCGAGGACTGGTCCCTGGTCCGCGTCGGCCTCGCCACCCGCCCGGCCGAGAACGAAGGTGAGCGCCCGCCCGCCGCCCTCACCTTCGTCCTCGACGTCTCGGGCTCGATGTCCGAACCCGGCCGACTCGACCTCGCCAAGGAGTCCCTCGGCGTGATGACCGACCGGCTGCACGACGACGACTCGGTCGCGCTCGTCACCTTCAGCGACGAGGCCGAGACGGTCCTGCCGATGACCGCGCTCGGCGGCAACCGCGGCCGGATCCACGACGCCATCTCCGCTCTGGAGGTGCAGCAGTCCACCAACCTCGGCGCGGGCGTGGAGACCGGTTACGCGACAGCCGTCGAGGGCCTGCGCGAGGGCGCGACGAACCGGGTCGTCCTCGTCTCCGACGCCCTCGCCAACACCGGCGACACCGACGCCGACACGATCCTGGAGAACATCGCCGGTGCCCGCCGCGAGCACGGCATCACCCTCTTCGGCGTGGGCGTCGGCAGCGACTACGGCGACGATCTCATGGAACGCCTCGCCGACCGGGGCGACGGCCACACGACGTACGTCTCCACCGCCGAGGAGGCCCGCGAGGTCTTCTGCGAGGAACTCCCGCGGCACATCGACCTCACCGCCCGCGACGCCAAGGCGCAGGTCGCCTTCGACCCGGAGACCGTCGACCGGTTCCGCCTGATCGGCTACGAGAACCGCGAGGTCGCCGACGAGGACTTCCGCGACGACCGCGTCGACGGCGGCGAGGTCGGCCCCGGCCACACGGTCACCGCCCTGTACGCCGTCCGCACCAAGCCCGGCGCCGACGGCCACCTCGCCACGGCCACCGTCCGCTGGCTCGACCCCGACACCCGCGCCCCGCACGAGGAGTCCGGCCAGGTGGAGACGGCGGCCCTCGACGACTCCGTCCGCGGCGCGTCCCCCCGCTTCCAGGTCACGGCGGTGGCCGCCTACTTCGCCGACGCCCTCCGCCGCGAGGACAGCCGCTTCACCCCACTGCCGGGCGCCCCTGGCATCCACGCACTCGCCGAGCACGCGGACGATCTCGCGCGGCGGACGGAGGACGAGGCGGTGCGGGAGCTGGCGTCCGCCATCGATCAGGCTCAGGGCATCGCGTACTGA
- the mmsA gene encoding CoA-acylating methylmalonate-semialdehyde dehydrogenase: MTKIVNHWIGGKTVEGASGTFGPVTDPATGAVTTKVAFASVDEVDAAVAAAKEAFATWGQSSLAQRTSILFKFRALLDAHRDEIAELITAEHGKVHSDALGEVARGLEIVDLACGINVQLKGELSTQVANRVDVAAIRQPLGVVAGITPFNFPAMVPMWMFPIAIATGNTFVLKPSEKDPSASVKIAELLAEAGLPDGVFNVVHGDKVAVDRLLEHPDVKAVSFVGSTPIARYIHTTASANGKRVQALGGAKNHMLVLPDADLDAAADAAVSAAYGSAGERCMAISAVVAVGAIGDELVEKIRERAEKIKIGPGNDPTSEMGPLITKVHRDKVASYVEGAAAEGCEVVLDGTGYTVDGFEDGHWIGISLLDKVPTSAKAYQDEIFGPVLCVLRAETYEDGLALINASPFGNGTAIFTRDGGAARRFQLEVEAGMVGVNVPIPVPVGYHSFGGWKDSLFGDHHIYGNDGTHFYTRGKVVTTRWPDPADAPAGVDLGFPRNH; the protein is encoded by the coding sequence ATGACGAAGATCGTCAACCACTGGATCGGCGGCAAGACCGTCGAAGGCGCGTCGGGCACGTTCGGTCCGGTCACGGACCCGGCGACCGGCGCGGTCACCACGAAGGTCGCGTTCGCCTCGGTCGACGAGGTGGACGCGGCGGTCGCGGCCGCGAAGGAGGCGTTCGCGACCTGGGGACAGTCGTCCCTGGCCCAGCGCACGTCGATCCTGTTCAAGTTCCGCGCCCTGCTGGACGCGCACCGCGACGAGATCGCCGAGCTGATCACCGCCGAGCACGGCAAGGTGCACTCCGACGCCCTCGGCGAGGTGGCGCGCGGCCTGGAGATCGTCGACCTGGCCTGCGGCATCAACGTCCAGCTGAAGGGCGAGCTGTCGACGCAGGTGGCGAACCGGGTCGACGTGGCCGCGATCCGCCAGCCGCTCGGCGTGGTCGCCGGCATCACGCCGTTCAACTTCCCCGCGATGGTGCCGATGTGGATGTTCCCCATCGCCATCGCGACCGGCAACACCTTCGTGCTGAAGCCCTCGGAGAAGGACCCGTCGGCCTCCGTCAAGATCGCGGAGCTGCTCGCCGAGGCGGGCCTGCCGGACGGTGTCTTCAACGTCGTGCACGGCGACAAGGTGGCCGTCGACCGCCTCCTGGAGCACCCGGACGTCAAGGCGGTGTCCTTCGTCGGCTCCACCCCGATCGCCCGCTACATCCACACCACCGCCTCCGCGAACGGCAAGCGCGTCCAGGCTCTCGGCGGCGCCAAGAACCACATGCTGGTCCTGCCGGACGCCGACCTGGACGCGGCCGCCGACGCCGCCGTATCCGCCGCGTACGGCTCGGCGGGCGAGCGCTGCATGGCCATCTCGGCCGTCGTCGCGGTCGGTGCGATCGGCGACGAGCTGGTGGAGAAGATCCGCGAGCGCGCCGAGAAGATCAAGATCGGCCCCGGCAACGACCCGACCTCCGAGATGGGCCCGCTGATCACCAAGGTCCACCGCGACAAGGTGGCGTCCTACGTCGAGGGCGCGGCGGCCGAGGGCTGCGAGGTCGTCCTCGACGGCACCGGCTACACCGTCGACGGCTTCGAGGACGGCCACTGGATCGGCATCTCCCTGCTGGACAAGGTGCCGACCAGCGCGAAGGCCTACCAGGACGAGATCTTCGGCCCCGTCCTGTGCGTGCTGCGCGCGGAGACCTACGAGGACGGCCTGGCGCTGATCAACGCCTCCCCGTTCGGCAACGGCACCGCGATCTTCACCCGGGACGGCGGCGCCGCCCGTCGCTTCCAGCTGGAGGTCGAGGCCGGCATGGTCGGCGTGAACGTCCCGATCCCGGTCCCCGTCGGCTACCACTCCTTCGGCGGCTGGAAGGACTCCCTCTTCGGCGACCACCACATCTACGGCAACGACGGCACGCACTTCTACACCCGCGGCAAGGTCGTCACCACCCGCTGGCCCGACCCGGCCGACGCCCCGGCGGGCGTGGACCTGGGCTTCCCGCGCAACCACTGA
- the iolD gene encoding 3D-(3,5/4)-trihydroxycyclohexane-1,2-dione acylhydrolase (decyclizing), whose product MTTRLTVAQALVRFLTAQYTERDGVRQRLIGATWGIFGHGNVAGLGQALVEYADDMPYLQGRNEQAMVHAAVGYARQSNRLSTHAVTTSIGPGATNLVTGAALATINHLPVLLLPGDIFATRPADPVLQQLEVPYAGDVSVNDSLRPVSRYFDRVTRPEALMPAALQAMRVLTDPVETGAVTLALPQDVQAEAYDWPEDFFAERTWVVRRPGADPTELAEAVTTIRAARRPLLIAGGGVHHSRAEGALAEFAEATGIPVASTQAGKGSLPYDHPQDVGGIGHTGTATADELARTADLVIGVGTRYTDFTTASGTLFAGPDVRFLNLNIAAYDGHKLAGSPLIADARSGLEELTEALQLHDHRVPEAYVTEYTEGKERWEQRVEAAYEAAEPDVRPTQPQVLGALDALVDETDVIINAAGSMPGDLHKLWRARSFDQYHLEYGYSCMGYEIPAAIGVKLAAPDRPVWALVGDGTYLMMPTEIVTAVQEGIAIKVLLVQNHGYASIGGLSEETGAERFGTAYRYRAGDGTFSGAPLPVDLAANAESLGMRVLRARTVADLRSALAEARASDTPTCVYVETETADTVSGAPEAQAWWDVPVAETATRPSAVKARELYERHVSTRRRHL is encoded by the coding sequence ATGACCACCAGGCTCACGGTCGCACAGGCGCTCGTACGCTTCCTGACCGCCCAGTACACCGAGCGGGACGGCGTACGGCAGCGGCTCATCGGCGCCACTTGGGGCATCTTCGGCCACGGCAACGTCGCCGGACTCGGCCAGGCGCTGGTCGAGTACGCCGACGACATGCCCTACCTCCAGGGCCGTAACGAGCAGGCCATGGTGCACGCGGCGGTCGGCTACGCCCGCCAGTCCAACCGCCTGTCCACGCACGCCGTGACCACCTCCATCGGCCCCGGCGCGACGAACCTGGTCACCGGCGCCGCCCTCGCGACCATCAACCACCTCCCGGTGCTGCTGCTGCCCGGCGACATCTTCGCCACCCGCCCCGCCGACCCGGTCCTGCAGCAGCTCGAAGTGCCGTACGCGGGTGATGTGTCGGTCAACGACAGCCTGCGCCCGGTGTCCAGGTACTTCGACCGCGTCACCCGCCCGGAAGCCCTGATGCCGGCGGCCTTGCAGGCCATGCGTGTGCTCACCGACCCGGTGGAGACGGGCGCGGTCACCCTCGCGCTCCCGCAGGACGTGCAGGCCGAGGCGTACGACTGGCCGGAGGACTTCTTCGCCGAGCGCACCTGGGTGGTACGCCGGCCGGGCGCCGATCCGACCGAACTCGCCGAGGCCGTGACCACGATCAGGGCCGCCCGGCGTCCGCTGCTGATCGCCGGCGGCGGCGTCCACCACAGCCGTGCCGAGGGCGCCCTCGCCGAGTTCGCCGAGGCCACCGGCATCCCGGTCGCCTCCACCCAGGCCGGCAAGGGCTCGCTGCCGTACGACCATCCGCAGGACGTCGGCGGCATCGGCCACACCGGCACCGCGACCGCCGACGAACTGGCTCGCACGGCCGACCTGGTGATCGGCGTGGGCACCCGCTACACCGACTTCACCACCGCTTCCGGAACGCTCTTCGCAGGCCCGGACGTCCGTTTCCTCAACCTCAACATCGCCGCCTACGACGGCCACAAGCTCGCCGGATCGCCCCTGATCGCGGACGCGCGCAGCGGCCTGGAGGAGCTGACCGAGGCGCTTCAGCTGCACGACCACCGGGTCCCGGAGGCGTACGTCACCGAGTACACCGAGGGCAAGGAGCGCTGGGAGCAGCGCGTCGAGGCCGCCTACGAGGCCGCCGAGCCGGACGTACGGCCGACGCAGCCGCAGGTGCTGGGCGCGCTGGACGCCCTGGTGGACGAGACGGACGTGATCATCAACGCGGCCGGCTCGATGCCGGGCGACCTGCACAAACTGTGGCGGGCCCGGTCGTTCGACCAGTACCACCTGGAGTACGGCTACTCCTGCATGGGCTACGAGATCCCGGCCGCGATCGGCGTGAAGCTGGCCGCGCCGGACCGGCCGGTGTGGGCGCTGGTCGGCGACGGCACCTATCTGATGATGCCGACCGAGATCGTGACCGCCGTGCAGGAGGGCATCGCGATCAAGGTGCTGCTGGTGCAGAACCACGGCTACGCGTCCATCGGCGGGCTCTCCGAGGAAACCGGCGCAGAGCGTTTCGGCACCGCCTACCGCTACCGCGCGGGCGACGGCACGTTCTCCGGCGCCCCGCTCCCCGTGGACCTGGCCGCCAACGCCGAGAGCCTCGGCATGCGGGTGCTGCGCGCCCGCACCGTGGCCGACCTGCGCTCGGCGCTCGCCGAGGCGCGGGCCTCCGACACACCCACATGTGTCTACGTCGAGACCGAAACGGCAGACACAGTGTCGGGCGCGCCCGAGGCGCAGGCCTGGTGGGATGTACCTGTGGCCGAGACCGCGACCCGACCGTCGGCGGTGAAGGCCCGTGAGCTGTACGAACGGCACGTCTCGACCCGACGCCGCCATCTGTGA
- a CDS encoding ABC transporter permease, translated as MSTPVLTDVASGYRAGRTLPLRVELVRQLKRRRTLVMFSILALLPFVLVVAFAIGGEPDGGGDRITLMDTATASAGNFAAVNLFVSAGFLLVIPVALFCGDTVASEAGWSSLRYLLAAPVPRARLLWSKLVVGLGLSLAAMVLLPLVALAVGTAAYGWGPLQIPTGGALDAGTAAQRLVVVVAYIFVSQLVTAGLAFWLSTRTDAPLGAVGGAVGLTIVGNVLDAVTALGDWRHFLPAHWQFAWADAVQPEPQWSGMIQGTAISITYALVLFALAFRGFARKDVVS; from the coding sequence ATGAGCACCCCCGTTCTCACCGACGTCGCCTCCGGCTACCGGGCGGGCCGCACCCTGCCCCTGCGGGTGGAACTGGTCCGCCAGCTCAAGCGGCGCCGCACGCTGGTCATGTTCTCCATCCTCGCCCTCCTGCCGTTCGTGCTGGTCGTCGCCTTCGCGATCGGTGGCGAGCCGGACGGCGGCGGCGACCGGATCACGCTGATGGACACGGCCACCGCGTCGGCGGGCAACTTCGCCGCGGTGAACCTGTTCGTGTCGGCGGGCTTCCTGCTGGTGATCCCCGTCGCCCTGTTCTGCGGGGACACCGTCGCCTCCGAGGCCGGCTGGTCCTCCCTGCGCTATCTGCTCGCCGCTCCCGTGCCCCGGGCGAGGCTGCTGTGGTCCAAGCTCGTCGTCGGGCTCGGCCTCAGCCTGGCCGCCATGGTGCTGCTGCCCCTCGTCGCGCTGGCCGTCGGCACCGCCGCCTACGGCTGGGGCCCGCTGCAGATCCCCACGGGCGGGGCGCTCGACGCGGGCACGGCGGCGCAGCGGCTGGTGGTGGTCGTGGCGTACATCTTCGTGTCCCAACTGGTCACCGCCGGGCTGGCGTTCTGGCTGTCCACCAGGACGGACGCGCCGCTCGGCGCGGTGGGCGGCGCGGTCGGCCTGACCATCGTCGGCAACGTCCTCGACGCGGTCACCGCCCTCGGCGACTGGCGGCACTTCCTGCCCGCGCACTGGCAGTTCGCCTGGGCGGACGCCGTACAGCCCGAACCGCAGTGGTCCGGCATGATCCAGGGCACCGCGATATCCATAACGTACGCACTGGTGCTGTTCGCCCTGGCCTTCCGGGGTTTCGCCCGCAAGGACGTGGTCTCCTAG
- a CDS encoding rodlin — protein sequence MIKKVIATAAIAASVMGASAAAAPQALAVGDDSGPSSANGNGALQSFGNSSTYGHMSPQMALIQGSFNKPCIAVNDLPVGVGALGGLPIQEIPILSDHTQQQCTENSTNAKRDGALAHLLEDVSVLSANGD from the coding sequence GTGATCAAGAAGGTTATTGCCACCGCTGCGATCGCCGCTTCCGTCATGGGTGCCTCCGCTGCCGCGGCGCCGCAGGCCCTGGCAGTCGGTGACGACAGCGGCCCGAGCTCCGCGAACGGCAATGGCGCGCTGCAGAGCTTCGGCAACTCGTCCACGTACGGGCACATGAGCCCGCAGATGGCGCTGATCCAGGGCTCATTCAACAAGCCGTGCATCGCCGTGAACGACCTGCCCGTCGGTGTCGGCGCCCTGGGCGGCCTCCCGATCCAGGAAATCCCGATCCTGTCGGACCACACGCAGCAGCAGTGCACGGAGAACTCCACCAACGCCAAGCGCGACGGTGCGCTGGCGCACCTGCTGGAGGACGTGTCGGTCCTGTCGGCCAACGGCGACTGA